DNA sequence from the Diorhabda sublineata isolate icDioSubl1.1 chromosome 6, icDioSubl1.1, whole genome shotgun sequence genome:
actactttttaattgataattaaataaattatatattttctgtaaaaGTCTCCCAGACAGAAATACTGGCAAACGTAAGATTTCTAGTAATGAATCTGGAAAGGAAACAAGGGGACCGATAGGCCAAATTTAGTTGAAAGAGAGACTGGATCACCAGGAAAAGTTCCTCCAAAGTTTCTTGGGTCATTTTCACTTCCGAAAGCATCTAAATAGATTGGGTAGTAAGAATGAATGTAGGTTCTACTGAAGAGATCTCACATACTGGAGGGTAGATGATAAAGCAAAGAGGATATCTAAGGTCATAGTAAATACggaaagataaattttaacTTACCTAAATCTATTTCCCTCGAAAGGTTGTTCTCCCACGATTCCAGCGTAGTAAGGATCATTTCTGGGTTTCTTAGCCTCTCCTACATTACCCACTTCTTTAAATATCGAAACTACCCTTGTACCAACAGGTAAACGGTATTTACAATAATGCAACCAAGCTATATTTTTGCCGCTAACTATACGTTCTTTTTGTTGTTTCAgttcaattaatttataataagtaGTCATGTATGATTGGCCATTGTAAATGCTACCTGGTAATATGATCGTTTGTAAACGTCCCTTTACCCAAGTAGTCTGGGAATTTTCTCTCgctatataaaatatatcacctgaaattattattttcttatttagaCTTCCCATTTCGAAATCAGAactatttaaaacagtttttgaatCGATTACTTACCAATTTTCGGATCAACTCTTTCGATTGGTAAAGCTGGTGGTAAGTCTTTTGGTATTTCGATATCTTGGGGTGGTGCTACTTTCGGACTGTTCGAATTCCCCAGATCGTCCAATTCTACATAAGATACCGGTTTGTGAGACCTGGTACTTTTCCTTGGGCTCAAATCAGCTGCTGCTTCTAAAAAATCGTTACACCATGATAGGTAAGAACCCTTATTATATATGAGAATGGTTGAAAcagataaattttaatgaaaacaaattaatatactGGATACAAGatgaaacaattaaatttttaaaatatacaatgacAGTTTACggataattaatataataataaacagagACTAAGATGATGATCATAAGTCGAAAGAAGATAagataaaattggaaaaatcaaattagagaAGGTAAAAAGTTTTGAATACCTTGAGGTGACTTTAACACAACATGGAAAACTGGAACAAGAGCATCAGATGATTCTTCAATGCAATTAGGACACGGTTCTAACCAAAAAGGAAataccgaaataataaaaaatatgtgaaaaatgtaGTCGAGTTAACATttggattaaaaatattaacttgtacagaaaaaaaaagcaaaatacagattatagaaatgaaatttctaataaaaatagaaaagtaaacAATTCTTGGAAGtacaaacttataaaaataaaaaagaaagaaccAGGAATCAGCTGTACaggtgaaataaaaaaattcagaagaaaaattaggaataagatggtagaaaataaaacaagacaCAGGAATGGAAAATCATAGAAATCGcatcaaaaaaaggaaaaaagcaTCAGGATTAAGTTAATGTTGAATAAAGAAccctcattttttattataaacaaatattgagTTAAATTCAAGTAATGAGTTTTAGCAATAAATATCATAGTAATGCTACTGTAagtaataaaaagaataattataaatttttaataaatatatttctacttACCAGTCCGAATAGTTATATTAGGAGAAATTGTATGATCGTCTGTTATTGAAAGacctttcaatattttaaaatcggGCCGGAAGTAATTATATAAATCCAATTGTATCCGATCTAAGAAGTATCTAATTTCTGTAACGGATTTCGACATTTCCTCATAATCCtctgaaataatcaaaattatttataagaatataaaaaccaaaataatttacttactttctaattttttgttttcatatttcacAAAATCAGTTTCCATTTTATATCGATTTTTAACTCTGTAATTAACTAGAGtcttttcaataatatcatcaatattttcgctgataaaatcgaatttttctTGATCTATATATTCGAcgttttctttatcttcttccTCCTCGTCATCGCTATCTTCGATTTGTAAAGTTTCGTTGATTAGAGGATAATCGCATTTAAGAACTGATTCCTTATTTTTTAACTGGGTACAGAGGTTATCGAAGTCCTGAATGGATTTGAAGTAGCAATTTTGACAAATCTCTTCTTTGAAACTTTTAGAACGTTTTACTCTGTAATAAGATAAGCAGAAATCTGGTGCCAGAATAAAATCGAAATCAGTACCAGCACAACTGCTGTTCAAACACCGGACGCTATTATGTTTATCAACTAAATCAATTATGTCTTCTACTGGATTTATTTCAGCGGTATTGTTTGCCACTGGTTCctctgtaaaaaatattattactaaatactaaaataatttattagatgTAAAATAATGATTCATATCCAGAGCTGGATTTGGTATTTTGACGCCCCTAGATCCAGTAATTTTTCCCATCCCTTAGTCTGGTTAAAGTTACTATTCTAAAAACCTTTTTTGCTTGAACACCACTTCAAGTTGCAAACCAAAGAACtaattaaaacatcaaaaaaagcagaattacaaaaatttttagaaaaatacaaGGTCTCTAAACCtctaaaaaacattgaaaaatatgagaatggaaaaacataatggagaaatattattataaatgaaagaGGAAATCATATAAAGGTGGTAAGAAAAATCACTCAATAATGAATTAGAACATAAAGAATGGAAAAGAACCAGGATATATCAAAGTAACTTCagaaatgatcaaaaatatGGGACGAAAAGGAAAAGACatgttgttttatatttttaataatgctaTAGAAGATGAGACAGTTCCAATAGACTAGCAGGAGGAGTTAAtagtataattttcaaaaaaggtgatatAAAACACGACAATAACTACCAAGAAATAACATTAATTAGTAGTGatgaaaatgatggaaaaaatattagaaaaaagaaTCAGATTAACAGTGGAAAACACTCGAATAATCTCAGTGGATTTCGAATGGGAGGAAGCACTTGAGATCATGTAAAACAAAtcacagaaaaaataataaaagaaaaagaaattgaggTAGACCTAGGCCCTAAGTGAAGTTCAAACTTCAAATGTCAGATATCACATTTTATAGACAGCGTTTACTGATAAACTTGTTTAAACGTTACTGGCAGgaaattgttcacatttttaCCACATTGTAAAGGGTTTTGGGGAAAATGATTCAAGATTTacactttatatttgataaactcGACGACAACGTTGATGATGAAGTATTTTCATCATCGAGTGttgaaacaacaaatttttcttaCCAACTTCCTTCATAGGTTCCTCATCATCATCCAAAACAACAACATCATCAACGGCAGACTCTACTGGTTTGTCTGTTGTATTATCTACCGGTGTATCACCAAGTAAGTTGTTTGTTATATTCTCATTTGAACTAATTATCTCAGCTGCTAATTCTTTAGCCGTAACGTCGTTTTGTTTTAACGTATTTTGTGGGGTTGGATAAACTTTGGGATCTATTATATGGTTGATTTGTTGTAGAGGTGTAGGGAATTCATCAGCTTTACGTTCGATTATACGAGCTGCCGGAATTGAATCATCAATTTCCATAAAATCGTCTTCATCAACATCCATTTTCGTTAATATTCTGAACAATAACAAGGAAGAATTAGcgtaattaaaatttataccttaatcaagaaaaaaaaattgaaaaagaattgaaatacTTGTTTATAAGCCAACTTGTGTTTGTAATAAATTGACATTTGATAGATGAAACAATTGGGATGGGGATAGACTACTAAGCATCCTAGGTTATaggaaaaatgtaataaaaaattgtattgtgctggagattaaaattttaataactttatttgaCCACATATAAATACCTTTTTTCGCGGGTCGATTCAGAATAGATTCCGAATCAGTATGTAACCAATTTAGGACAGTTATACTGAGCTCCAGCATATAAATCTACGAGTCTATTTTACCGCGTAGCTTTTACAAATAATACCAATTTTGACCATTGGTAATCTATCGCTATTCAACttcatttgatattaaaaaaacttgaataggAGATTGATAACCTTCGGAAAAAAGGCCATAGTTAGATCGGCCATATTGGAGATTATTACTAGCTGCGCGTTGCCAGACGTAAGATAATTTCCTAGCATTTTCACATAATATCAAAAGTAGGAATgcgtaatatatatatatcaatagTTCATGAAGTAACGATTTAAGGATAGTATCGATATATTTCATCCGATATAACGAATATTGAAGAACATACTTTTACTGGTACCTtgtgtaaaaataaaatgtaaaactcttttatattatataaccACCTATAGGAGCCGACTGCAAGCCAAAAgagtgaataaaattttgtttattcaaggtctaaaaaaaatttattgggaattaaaaataatttaagtcgatttttatttactattctTGTTGTTACTTAGATCAATCAGATCCTtgtcaaataattaatattactGATTAGCAAAATATgaaacatacatttttttcgatatacTGATACGTTTCTAACGATATATCGTAAAGTATCGATGGTACACTTggatatatcgaaaaattatcgatttttttgcataaaCATCCCTAATCAAaagtaatataatttaatatttaagaaatactTTTGCATCATAACAaaccaaaaaacatttttcagatgtacttatattaaaataaaaacacaatatattaatttgattttattcttaatgTACTACAGGATTTAATGGTTCTGCTTTAATGTTTGCTAAATTGAGTCTATTGTCGATGTCTTCGTCAATTAAACCGATTAGAGCCCTGAAACGATaaacattataatttaaatcatttattttaaattatttacttacACATTATCTCCTCTTATTATATGTAATCCTAACATTACTTGTTCTACTCCCGTTGAAGTCGAATATACTCGTTCATGAGATTCatccaaaattatattaatagtttGATCAAAACCCTTCAAAGTAccctgaaaaaaaaattatcgtttatatttaaacatatatattaaaacaaaatacttaCAATGAAATTTCTTCCATCCGTTGTTATTATAGAAACAGTATCTGTTCattttataaggaaaaaaaGAAGTAACGAacgatatatataaaaaaaatgtatttaaaacataagcaatatattttttataaggaTACGGTTAACGAATGAATCCAAACCAGAAGccatttcatataatttatttgaatactataattatattaaaaatgataaaatataaaccAAGCAAAACAAAGTACGAGGTTATGTATGCATAAGAATTTGTAGGGTAAAAAGAAGAACGCCATGACAGTTTACGTCAAATCGATCGAATGAACACTGAGAAAAAGaagacgaaataaaaaatttcgtgaCATCGCCCATCGGCATATGATCGGTATCGGCATATGTCATCATCGTCATTAGTGTTTCCacaaaagaaaagtttttttacgataaaataaatcattgaaaTTGAAGATGAGCAGTGATTTCGTATGGGCAATTAAAAACGGCGATCTGGAACAAGTAAaagatataatagaaaaaaaggtTTGCCGTTATTTATGTGGTAAAT
Encoded proteins:
- the LOC130445341 gene encoding U6 snRNA-associated Sm-like protein LSm8 → MASGLDSFVNHTVSIITTDGRNFIGTLKGFDQTINIILDESHERVYSTSTGVEQVMLGLHIIRGDNVALIGLIDEDIDNRLNLANIKAEPLNPVVH